A window of the Pseudomonas fluorescens genome harbors these coding sequences:
- a CDS encoding substrate-binding domain-containing protein — protein sequence MFKRTLIAASLTVAALASAQAMAVTGGGATLPAALYKGSSDSILPANFSYAAIGSGGGKTAFLTNNPAGFSTTGTVHFAGSDSILSASELSTYSSTYGASFGPLIQLPSVATSVAIPYKKSGQTALNLTSAQLCDVFSGAKTTWGALLGTSDTTAIRVVYRNVSSGTSEILTRHLNAVCPTQFATNTTFTAARIGGIALPSNWVGVANTSDVATAVNAVDGSIGYVGPDGVDATSNAVVARVNGVQPTSANVNLALASVSAPSTAAQAANPANWSPVVANPALGYKLAAYTNFIFGQCYKDAAVAADVKAFLTKHYSIPGNNAATQAHKFVAVPDSWKNAVTANFITNTSGNNLDINNASVCNAIGRPL from the coding sequence ATGTTCAAGCGCACTCTGATCGCAGCTTCCCTGACCGTCGCTGCCCTGGCTTCCGCTCAAGCCATGGCCGTTACCGGTGGTGGTGCAACTCTGCCAGCCGCTCTGTACAAAGGTTCATCCGACAGCATCCTGCCAGCCAACTTCAGCTACGCAGCCATTGGCAGCGGCGGCGGCAAGACCGCTTTCCTGACCAACAACCCGGCTGGCTTCAGCACCACTGGCACTGTGCACTTCGCCGGTAGCGACTCGATCCTCAGCGCTTCGGAACTCAGCACCTACAGCAGCACCTACGGCGCTTCGTTCGGTCCGCTGATTCAACTGCCTTCGGTTGCCACTTCGGTTGCCATCCCTTACAAAAAATCCGGTCAGACCGCTCTGAACCTGACCAGCGCTCAACTGTGCGACGTGTTCTCCGGCGCCAAAACCACTTGGGGTGCTCTGTTGGGCACTTCCGACACCACCGCCATCCGCGTTGTTTATCGCAACGTTTCCAGCGGTACTTCGGAAATCCTGACCCGTCACCTGAACGCCGTCTGCCCGACTCAGTTCGCCACCAACACCACCTTCACCGCCGCTCGTATCGGTGGCATCGCGCTGCCTTCGAACTGGGTCGGCGTTGCCAACACTTCCGATGTCGCCACTGCCGTGAACGCCGTTGACGGTTCCATCGGTTACGTCGGTCCGGACGGTGTTGACGCCACCAGCAACGCTGTTGTTGCCCGCGTCAACGGTGTTCAGCCGACTTCGGCCAACGTCAACCTGGCACTGGCATCGGTTTCCGCTCCTTCGACCGCTGCCCAGGCTGCCAACCCGGCCAACTGGTCGCCAGTGGTTGCCAACCCGGCTCTGGGTTACAAGCTCGCGGCCTACACCAACTTCATCTTCGGTCAGTGCTACAAGGATGCAGCCGTGGCCGCCGACGTCAAAGCCTTCCTGACCAAGCACTACAGCATCCCGGGCAACAACGCCGCGACTCAGGCTCACAAGTTCGTCGCTGTACCTGATTCCTGGAAAAACGCTGTAACCGCCAACTTCATCACCAACACCTCGGGCAACAACCTGGACATCAACAACGCCAGCGTCTGCAACGCTATCGGTCGTCCTTTGTAA
- the gspF gene encoding type II secretion system inner membrane protein GspF yields MNRYRFEAADASGKIESGHLEADSQGAAFGVLRGRGLTALSVEKESNVSQHGGGGLFSAKLSDNDLAWATRQLSSLLGASLPLEAALSATVEQAEKKHIAHTLSAVRADVRSGMRLAEALAARPRDFPEIYRALIAAGEESGDLAQVMERLADYIEERNTLRGKILTAFIYPGVVGLVSIGIVIFLLSYVVPQVVSAFSQARQDLPGLTLAMLNASDFIRAWGWLCAGVMAGAFWSWRLYLRNPAARLSWHHRVLKLPLIGRFVLGLNTARFASTLAILGGAGVPLLRALEAARQTLSNDRLSLSVNEATAKVREGVNLAAALKVENVFPPVLIHLIASGEKTGALPPMLERAAQTLSRDIERRAMGMTALLEPLMIVVMGGVVLVIVMAVLLPIIEINQLVQ; encoded by the coding sequence ATGAATCGCTATCGTTTTGAGGCCGCCGATGCCAGCGGCAAGATCGAATCCGGGCATCTGGAAGCGGACAGCCAGGGCGCCGCGTTTGGCGTGCTGCGCGGTCGCGGCTTGACGGCGTTGTCGGTGGAGAAGGAGAGCAACGTCTCCCAGCATGGTGGCGGTGGATTGTTCAGCGCCAAACTCTCGGACAACGATCTGGCCTGGGCCACCCGGCAACTGTCGAGCCTGCTCGGCGCCAGTTTGCCGCTGGAAGCTGCACTGAGTGCCACGGTCGAACAGGCCGAGAAAAAACACATCGCCCACACCCTCAGCGCCGTACGCGCCGATGTGCGCAGCGGTATGCGCCTGGCCGAAGCGCTGGCGGCGCGGCCACGGGATTTTCCGGAGATTTACCGGGCGCTGATTGCGGCGGGCGAGGAGTCCGGTGATCTGGCGCAGGTGATGGAGCGGCTGGCGGATTACATCGAGGAGCGCAACACCCTGCGCGGCAAGATTCTCACCGCGTTCATCTATCCGGGCGTGGTCGGGCTGGTGTCGATCGGCATCGTGATTTTCCTGCTCAGCTACGTGGTGCCGCAGGTGGTCAGCGCGTTTTCCCAGGCGCGGCAGGATCTGCCGGGGCTGACGCTGGCGATGCTCAATGCCAGTGATTTCATCCGCGCCTGGGGCTGGCTGTGCGCAGGCGTCATGGCCGGTGCGTTCTGGAGCTGGCGCCTGTATCTGCGCAACCCGGCGGCGCGATTGAGTTGGCATCATCGGGTGCTGAAGCTGCCATTGATCGGGCGGTTTGTGCTGGGGCTGAACACTGCACGGTTCGCCTCGACGCTGGCGATTCTCGGCGGTGCCGGGGTGCCGTTGTTGCGGGCACTGGAGGCGGCTCGGCAGACCTTGTCGAATGATCGTCTGAGCCTGAGCGTCAATGAGGCCACCGCCAAGGTGCGAGAGGGCGTCAACCTGGCGGCAGCGCTGAAAGTGGAGAACGTGTTCCCGCCGGTGCTGATTCACCTGATCGCCAGCGGCGAGAAAACCGGTGCGCTGCCACCGATGCTCGAGCGTGCGGCGCAGACCCTGTCTCGCGATATCGAACGCCGGGCGATGGGCATGACCGCATTGCTTGAGCCGCTGATGATCGTGGTGATGGGCGGGGTGGTGCTGGTGATTGTGATGGCGGTGTTGTTGCCGATCATCGAGATCAATCAACTCGTGCAGTAG
- the gspE gene encoding type II secretion system ATPase GspE has protein sequence MSALPYAWAKAQRILLRDGVLTVCPSTPGWSITEVRRQFGAARLERVRDDELDGLLATAYADTGSAAAVVGAAENEVDLDRLMQDMPEITDLLDTQDGAPVIRMINALLTQAARDEASDIHIEPFETHSVVRYRVDGTLRDVVSPRKALHGALVSRIKIMAQLDIAEKRLPQDGRIALRVAGRPIDIRVSTVPTGHGERVVMRLLDKQAGRLHLETLGMDAQVLAKLDHLIRQPHGIVLVTGPTGSGKTTSLYAALARLDASTSNILTVEDPVEYDLPGISQIQVNAKIDMTFALALRAILRQDPDIIMIGEIRDLETAQIAVQASLTGHLVLATLHTNDAVSAVNRLVDMGVEPFLLASSMLGVLAQRLVRRLCNQCKQEDPATPGTWRPVGCAACNHTGYSGRTGIHELFCIDDDIRTLIHQGAGEQALRAAASKAGMFSLREDGERWIRSGATAPEEILRVTRDA, from the coding sequence ATGAGCGCATTGCCTTACGCCTGGGCCAAGGCGCAGCGGATTCTGCTGCGCGACGGCGTGCTGACGGTGTGCCCGTCGACGCCAGGCTGGTCGATCACTGAAGTGCGCCGGCAGTTCGGCGCGGCCAGGCTTGAGCGAGTGCGCGATGACGAACTCGACGGTTTGCTCGCCACGGCTTATGCCGATACCGGCAGCGCGGCGGCAGTGGTTGGCGCGGCGGAAAACGAAGTCGACCTCGACCGCCTGATGCAGGACATGCCGGAAATCACCGACCTGCTCGACACCCAGGACGGCGCGCCGGTGATCCGCATGATCAACGCCTTGCTCACCCAAGCGGCCCGGGACGAGGCCAGCGACATTCACATCGAACCGTTCGAAACCCATTCGGTGGTGCGCTACCGGGTCGACGGAACCCTGCGCGACGTGGTGTCGCCGCGCAAGGCGTTGCACGGTGCGCTGGTGTCGCGGATCAAGATCATGGCCCAGCTCGATATCGCTGAAAAACGCCTGCCGCAGGACGGGCGGATTGCGTTGCGCGTAGCGGGGCGGCCGATCGACATTCGCGTTTCGACCGTGCCCACCGGCCATGGCGAGCGAGTGGTGATGCGTCTGCTCGACAAACAGGCCGGACGTCTGCATCTGGAAACCCTGGGCATGGACGCGCAGGTGCTGGCCAAACTCGATCACCTGATCCGCCAGCCCCACGGCATCGTGTTGGTCACCGGCCCGACCGGTAGCGGCAAAACCACCAGTCTGTATGCAGCGCTGGCGCGGCTCGATGCGAGCACCAGCAACATCCTCACCGTTGAAGACCCGGTGGAATACGACCTGCCGGGCATCAGCCAGATTCAGGTCAACGCCAAGATCGACATGACCTTCGCCCTCGCGCTACGCGCCATTTTGCGGCAGGACCCGGACATCATCATGATCGGCGAAATCCGCGATTTGGAAACCGCGCAGATCGCGGTGCAGGCTTCGCTGACCGGTCACCTTGTACTCGCGACGTTGCACACCAACGATGCGGTGTCGGCGGTCAACCGCTTGGTCGATATGGGCGTCGAGCCGTTTCTGCTGGCGTCGTCGATGCTCGGGGTTTTGGCCCAGCGCCTGGTGCGACGGTTGTGCAATCAGTGCAAACAGGAAGACCCGGCGACGCCCGGCACCTGGCGCCCGGTGGGTTGTGCGGCGTGCAATCACACCGGTTACAGCGGCCGTACCGGCATTCATGAGTTGTTCTGTATCGACGACGACATTCGCACCCTGATTCACCAAGGGGCAGGGGAGCAGGCGTTGCGTGCAGCGGCGAGCAAGGCCGGGATGTTCAGCCTGCGTGAGGACGGCGAGCGCTGGATTCGCAGCGGTGCCACGGCGCCGGAAGAAATCCTTCGTGTGACACGGGACGCCTGA
- the gspD gene encoding type II secretion system secretin GspD, with amino-acid sequence MKGSGSKRMALPMLLMALSACSNTTPPNQPPLLVDSELGRPLANTQRSGDAVLDRERAQAQARPAPKQLHNITERARSGGSARGTTLPANPLGDQPVTLNFVDADIQAVVRALSRSTGQQFLVDPRVKGNLTLVSEGQVPAHQAYDMLLAALRMQGFSVVDVGGVAQVVPEADAKLLGGPIYSADKPAGNGMLTRTFRLQYENAVNLIPVLRPIVSPNNPINAYPGNNTIVVTDYAENLTRVAQLIQGIDTPSAIDTDVVQIQNGIAADIAPMVADLLDAPGNDPTQKIAVIGDPRSNTIIIRAGSPERTELARNLIYKLDNAQSNPSNLHVVYLRNAQAGKLAQALRGLLTGESDSGTSDNARSVLSNMGSSTNSGGGQNGQSGTQSNGSTSTTNSGSTGGSYAQGSSATSGSSNAQSSEQNVAFSAGGVTIQADATTNTLLISAPEPLYRNLREVIDLLDQRRAQVVIESLIVEVGEDDASEFGVQWQTGNLGGKGVIGGANLGGSGINVNGKTSLDVLPQGLNLGYVNGTVDIPGIGKILDLKVLARALKSKGGTNVLSTPNLLTLDNEAASIFVGQTIPFVSGSYVTGGGGTSNNPFQTVTREEVGLKLNVRPQISEGGTVKLDIYQEVSSIDERASAAANSAGIVTSKRALDTSILLDDGQIMVLGGLLQDGYSQSNDAVPWLGSIPGIGALFRNERRSITKTNLMVFLRPYIIRDSAAGRSITLNRYDFMRRAQGGLQPERSWAMPDMQAPQLPATAQGVPAPVSGPRATIKAVPLQ; translated from the coding sequence ATGAAGGGGTCAGGGTCCAAACGCATGGCGTTGCCGATGCTGTTGATGGCATTGAGCGCGTGCAGCAACACCACACCACCGAATCAACCGCCGCTGCTGGTGGACAGCGAACTCGGCCGGCCGCTGGCCAACACCCAGCGCAGTGGTGACGCGGTGCTCGACCGCGAGCGTGCGCAGGCCCAGGCCAGACCTGCGCCGAAGCAATTGCACAACATCACCGAACGCGCCCGCAGTGGCGGTTCCGCGCGCGGCACCACGTTGCCGGCCAATCCGTTGGGCGATCAACCGGTGACGCTGAATTTTGTCGACGCCGATATTCAAGCGGTGGTACGGGCGTTGTCGCGCTCCACCGGTCAGCAGTTTCTGGTCGATCCTCGGGTCAAGGGCAACCTGACGCTGGTCTCCGAAGGCCAGGTACCGGCGCATCAGGCTTACGACATGCTGCTGGCGGCGCTGCGCATGCAGGGTTTCAGCGTGGTGGATGTCGGCGGCGTGGCGCAGGTGGTGCCGGAGGCCGATGCCAAGTTGCTCGGCGGGCCGATCTACAGCGCCGACAAACCGGCCGGCAACGGCATGCTCACCCGCACGTTCCGCCTGCAATACGAGAACGCGGTGAACCTGATCCCGGTGCTGCGCCCGATCGTCTCGCCGAACAACCCGATCAACGCGTATCCGGGCAACAACACCATCGTCGTCACCGACTATGCGGAGAACCTCACGCGGGTCGCGCAGTTGATTCAAGGCATCGACACCCCTAGCGCCATCGACACCGACGTGGTGCAGATCCAGAACGGCATCGCCGCCGACATCGCGCCGATGGTTGCCGACCTGCTCGATGCGCCGGGCAACGATCCTACCCAGAAAATCGCAGTGATCGGCGACCCGCGCTCCAACACCATCATCATCCGCGCGGGCAGCCCCGAGCGTACGGAGCTGGCGCGCAACCTGATCTACAAACTCGACAACGCCCAGAGCAACCCGAGCAACCTGCACGTGGTGTATCTGCGTAACGCCCAGGCCGGCAAGCTGGCGCAAGCGCTGCGCGGATTGTTGACCGGCGAGAGCGACAGCGGCACCAGCGACAATGCGCGCTCGGTGCTCAGCAACATGGGCAGTTCCACTAACTCGGGCGGCGGGCAAAACGGCCAGAGCGGCACGCAATCCAACGGCTCCACTTCGACCACCAACAGCGGCAGCACTGGCGGCAGTTACGCTCAGGGCAGCAGCGCCACCAGTGGCAGCAGCAACGCGCAAAGCAGCGAGCAGAACGTGGCCTTCAGCGCTGGTGGTGTGACCATTCAGGCCGACGCGACCACTAACACCTTGCTGATTTCCGCGCCGGAACCGCTGTACCGCAACCTGCGCGAAGTCATCGATCTGCTCGACCAGCGCCGCGCGCAAGTGGTGATCGAAAGCCTGATCGTCGAAGTCGGCGAGGACGACGCCAGCGAATTCGGCGTGCAATGGCAGACCGGCAACCTCGGCGGCAAAGGCGTGATTGGCGGCGCCAACCTAGGTGGTTCGGGGATCAACGTCAACGGCAAGACCAGCCTCGATGTGCTGCCTCAAGGTTTGAACCTCGGCTACGTCAACGGCACCGTCGACATCCCCGGCATCGGCAAGATTCTCGACCTGAAGGTGCTGGCCCGAGCGCTGAAGAGCAAGGGCGGCACCAACGTGCTGTCGACGCCGAACCTGCTGACCCTGGACAACGAAGCAGCGAGCATTTTCGTCGGCCAGACCATCCCGTTTGTCAGCGGCAGCTACGTGACCGGCGGCGGGGGCACCAGCAACAACCCGTTCCAGACCGTGACCCGTGAAGAGGTGGGTTTGAAGCTCAACGTGCGGCCGCAGATTTCCGAGGGCGGCACGGTGAAGCTCGACATCTATCAGGAAGTCAGCAGCATCGACGAACGCGCCTCGGCGGCAGCCAATTCGGCGGGGATCGTCACCAGCAAACGCGCGCTCGACACCAGCATCCTGCTCGATGACGGCCAGATCATGGTGCTCGGCGGTCTGCTGCAGGACGGCTATAGCCAGAGCAATGACGCGGTGCCATGGCTGGGCAGCATTCCGGGGATCGGCGCACTGTTTCGCAACGAACGCCGCTCGATCACCAAGACCAACCTGATGGTGTTCCTGCGTCCGTACATCATTCGCGACAGCGCGGCGGGGCGCAGTATCACGCTGAACCGTTACGATTTCATGCGCCGCGCCCAGGGCGGTCTGCAACCGGAACGCAGCTGGGCGATGCCGGACATGCAGGCGCCGCAGTTGCCGGCCACCGCCCAAGGCGTGCCGGCACCGGTGTCCGGCCCGCGCGCGACCATCAAAGCGGTGCCGCTGCAATGA
- the gspM gene encoding type II secretion system protein GspM has translation MNSPSLAKYRAGWQRFNAQLQARWQPLAVREKRMVVGMAALVLGLFVWVALIQPPLKKIAASQVETPKLRAQAEALEVLLRDVSVRPDGQNLEQSMQQTLQASGLGGHYQLAAASAGWQLTFDAAPADAVLDWLLSQPRNFSLQVVEARLQRADDAATDDTAGTLSGTVRMDQALGAKEAS, from the coding sequence ATGAATAGCCCATCGCTTGCGAAATACCGCGCCGGTTGGCAGCGCTTCAACGCTCAGTTGCAGGCCCGTTGGCAGCCGTTGGCCGTGCGGGAAAAACGCATGGTCGTTGGCATGGCGGCGCTGGTGCTCGGGCTGTTTGTGTGGGTGGCGTTGATTCAGCCGCCGCTGAAGAAGATCGCCGCGTCACAAGTCGAAACGCCAAAACTGCGCGCCCAGGCCGAAGCGCTGGAAGTGCTGTTGCGCGACGTCAGTGTGCGCCCCGACGGGCAAAACCTGGAGCAGTCGATGCAACAGACCTTGCAAGCCAGCGGACTGGGCGGCCATTACCAATTGGCGGCCGCGTCCGCCGGCTGGCAGTTGACCTTCGACGCCGCACCCGCCGACGCCGTGCTCGACTGGCTGCTGAGCCAACCCCGGAATTTTTCACTGCAAGTGGTCGAGGCCCGTCTGCAACGCGCAGACGACGCCGCGACCGATGACACGGCCGGCACTCTGTCGGGCACCGTACGCATGGATCAGGCGCTGGGCGCTAAGGAAGCTTCATGA
- the gspL gene encoding type II secretion system protein GspL, with product MSQLRVSLPPLAELSLDSDVDCAWLDRQGQVTRQERMRLGALPKQPLVCFLHPSDSLLASIDLPPLPANKTAAAVQCAAQALMLGDSAEMHIAHSARNESGQVQIAWVARKDLQRLGHFGLNLKGLYPAAYSLPVMAGGIGCLHDDHLLLRHGPNAAQVQPMIDEAWLLETGLPAHWIGDGAPEAVQSTLADTQRCSGPLPNWGLHGGLQQPGTEHRGWGRALGCCALALAVWVIGLNLYAAREAGQGQQLKAQMAQRVKQAFPELPVILNPLQQARQQIAARQQGAVDAPGQDFTRLVLQAGSGMPSMAGTVQRLEFVDGALQLSLLPEARRSGNDKDWQGTLAQAGISISPNDDGWVLRPAGEATAATDNDDSSGAEDE from the coding sequence ATGAGCCAGTTGCGCGTGAGTTTGCCGCCGCTGGCGGAGCTGAGTCTCGACAGTGATGTGGATTGCGCGTGGCTGGATCGTCAGGGGCAGGTTACGCGTCAGGAACGCATGCGGCTCGGCGCGCTGCCTAAGCAACCGCTGGTGTGTTTTCTGCACCCGTCGGACAGCCTGTTGGCGAGCATCGATTTGCCGCCGCTGCCCGCGAACAAAACCGCTGCCGCGGTGCAATGTGCGGCGCAGGCTTTGATGCTCGGCGACAGCGCGGAGATGCACATCGCCCACAGTGCCCGCAATGAAAGCGGCCAGGTGCAGATTGCCTGGGTAGCACGCAAGGATTTGCAGCGCCTCGGGCACTTCGGTTTGAACCTCAAAGGTCTGTACCCGGCGGCCTACAGCTTGCCGGTGATGGCCGGCGGCATCGGTTGCCTTCACGACGATCATCTGTTGCTGCGCCACGGCCCGAATGCGGCGCAGGTGCAGCCGATGATCGATGAAGCGTGGCTGCTGGAAACCGGTCTGCCGGCGCACTGGATCGGTGACGGCGCGCCGGAAGCGGTGCAATCGACATTGGCCGACACGCAACGTTGCTCCGGCCCGTTGCCGAATTGGGGCCTGCACGGCGGCCTTCAGCAACCGGGCACCGAACATCGCGGCTGGGGCAGGGCGCTCGGTTGCTGTGCGCTGGCGCTGGCGGTGTGGGTGATCGGTTTGAACCTGTACGCCGCTCGCGAGGCCGGGCAGGGCCAGCAGCTCAAGGCGCAGATGGCGCAGCGGGTGAAGCAGGCGTTCCCCGAGTTGCCGGTGATCCTCAATCCACTGCAACAGGCCCGTCAGCAAATCGCGGCTCGCCAGCAAGGCGCGGTGGATGCGCCGGGGCAGGATTTCACGCGGCTGGTGTTGCAGGCCGGCAGTGGCATGCCGTCGATGGCCGGCACGGTGCAGCGGCTGGAGTTTGTCGACGGCGCGTTGCAATTGAGTCTGCTGCCCGAGGCCCGGCGTTCGGGCAACGACAAGGATTGGCAAGGCACGCTGGCCCAGGCTGGCATCAGCATCAGCCCGAACGACGACGGCTGGGTCCTGCGCCCGGCCGGCGAGGCGACCGCCGCCACCGACAACGACGACAGCAGCGGAGCCGAAGATGAATAG